From a single Porites lutea chromosome 10, jaPorLute2.1, whole genome shotgun sequence genomic region:
- the LOC140950857 gene encoding uncharacterized protein, protein MDEHSSTCEKALVDCPGCRKEVARSRLAQHERKECFYSKIDCPLGCGLKLPRAHLCLHQHNCPLKALRCKVRGCKQIKHRRDMGAHVYDAARSHHDLQHGEIQRLLGLIQRKETVMEQVEEKEDMVVSFSWRIHDLPASLATVTEERPLTSGEIKSHGYTWRAVFTKNLDLFLQLVSAAFPVSVEIRMVISPGKENETIRKLPPTRMREGSMWGCNLSQVNRWVDVEGEIEIKFLIIYNLCVRIE, encoded by the exons ATGGACGAGCACAGCAGTACCTGCGAAAAAGCTTTGGTAGATTGCCCTGGCTGCAGGAAGGAAGTTGCGAGAAGTCGTTTAGCCCAACACGAAAGGAAGGAGTGTTTCTATTCAAAAATAGACTGCCCGCTCGGATGTGGCCTGAAATTGCCGAG AGCCCATCTGTGTTTGCACCAGCACAATTGCCCATTGAAGGCCTTACGGTGCAAAGTGAGAGGctgtaaacaaataaaacacaGGAGGGACATGGGTGCTCACGTATACGATGCGGCCAGATCACACCATGACTTACAGCATGGTGAGATACAGCGGTTATTGGGCCTAATACAAAGAAAG GAAACTGTGATGGAACAAGTGGAAGAAAAGGAAGATATGGTTGTGTCATTCTCCTGGAGAATTCACGACCTCCCTGCCTCTCTCGCCACTGTGACAGAAGAACGACCCCTCACGAGTGGCGAGATTAAATCCCACGGATACACTTGGAGGGCAGTATTCACAAAAAACTTGGATTTGTTTTTACAGCTGGTTTCTGCCGCATTCCCCGTTTCAGTAGAGATAAG GATGGTGATTTCTCCAGGAAAGGAAAACGAAACCATCAGAAAGCTACCACCCACAAGAATGAGAGAGGGATCTATGTGGGGGTGTAACCTTTCACAAGTAAACCGTTGGGTCGATGTGGAGGGGGAAATTGAAATCAAGTTTttaatcatttataatttatgcgTTAGAATAGAATAA
- the LOC140950394 gene encoding uncharacterized protein isoform X1: protein MSKRKFSFAEKTNVTSRTIELVRCEQRLLDACQGEDTSMPCFLLHSFEELCWQARENAVPMVVVTLNPQKQNDSGRKEILRGLRYLMGQTTGSFYWVAETSSIDGRRVCTTFGVRYIADTLMILSPSSTSATPTLMKEFQDSNIDTQKLREVIREAMEKCQQLSAEREKISEWRAQRIAQDEELREVGTSGGSANSSRKKGEEGKGDDGERQIMEKQRRIREARKVRVSDEPERGVHIRLRTNLGTRSRKFRNGAQFQEVYDWAGAMQDMPLYFTLHRGQTLLTHDERVGPLDETLDLTERDEEEVTSSFPSEVSFKGSFPYSTKDLSDTIEDERENPEEEAAEEETAEVAQKKKRERKDKRTTASREKKKKKENEKNP from the exons ATGTCCAaacgaaaattttcttttgcagaGAAAACCAACGTGACCTCCAGAACCATTGAGTTGGTACGCTGTGAACAGCGTTTATTGGACGCCTGCCAAGGAGAGGACACCTCCATGCCATGCTTTCTTCTTCACTCATTtgaagag CTTTGCTGGCAAGCACGGGAAAATGCCGTCCCAATGGTGGTAGTGACCCTCAACCCCCAGAAGCAAAACGATTCTGGCCGGAAGGAGATTCTGAG GGGTCTCCGATACCTAATGGGACAAACGACAGGCTCTTTTTATTGGGTGGCAGAGACATCCTCCATCGATGGCCGGAGAG TTTGCACCACGTTTGGTGTGCGGTACATCGCCGACACACTGATGATATTGTCGCCATCATCAACTTCGGCCACACCCACCTTGATGAAGGAGTTCCAAG ACAGCAACATAGACACACAGAAGCTCCGGGAAGTGATCCGTGAAGCCATGGAAAAATGCCAGCAGTTATCTGCGGAGAG GGAGAAAATTTCCGAATGGAGAGCGCAAAGAATTGCGCAGGATGAAGAATTGCGAGAAGTTGGTACAAGTGGGGGTAGTGCAAATTCCAGCCGAAAAAAAGGGGAAGAAGGCAAGGGTGACGATGGCGAGCGACAGATCATGGAAAAG CAGAGACGGATAAGAGAGGCGAGGAAGGTAAGAGTATCCGACGAGCCAGAAAGGGGCGTCCATATACGCCTGAGAACAAACTTGGGAACCAGGTCGAGGAAATTCAGAAATGGAGCTCAGTTCCAG GAGGTATATGACTGGGCTGGTGCTATGCAAGACATGCCGTTATATTTTACGTTACACCGGGGTCAAACATTACTGACCCACGACGAGAGGGTTGGCCCTTTGGACGAGACTCTGGACCTCACGGAAAGA GACGAGGAGGAAGTGACTTCATCTTTTCCCTCTGAG gtgtCTTTCAAGGGAAGCTTTCCATACAGCACTAAAGACCTGTCAGATACTATAGAAG ATGAAAGGGAGAACCCAGAAGAGGAGGCTGCGGAAGAGGAGACTGCGGAAGTGgcgcaaaagaaaaagagagaaagaaaagataaaaggaCGACTGCTTCgcgggaaaagaagaaaaaaaaagaaaatgaaaaaaatccttag
- the LOC140950394 gene encoding uncharacterized protein isoform X4, with product MVVVTLNPQKQNDSGRKEILRGLRYLMGQTTGSFYWVAETSSIDGRRVCTTFGVRYIADTLMILSPSSTSATPTLMKEFQDSNIDTQKLREVIREAMEKCQQLSAEREKISEWRAQRIAQDEELREVGTSGGSANSSRKKGEEGKGDDGERQIMEKQRRIREARKVRVSDEPERGVHIRLRTNLGTRSRKFRNGAQFQEVYDWAGAMQDMPLYFTLHRGQTLLTHDERVGPLDETLDLTERDEEEVTSSFPSEVSFKGSFPYSTKDLSDTIEDERENPEEEAAEEETAEVAQKKKRERKDKRTTASREKKKKKENEKNP from the exons ATGGTGGTAGTGACCCTCAACCCCCAGAAGCAAAACGATTCTGGCCGGAAGGAGATTCTGAG GGGTCTCCGATACCTAATGGGACAAACGACAGGCTCTTTTTATTGGGTGGCAGAGACATCCTCCATCGATGGCCGGAGAG TTTGCACCACGTTTGGTGTGCGGTACATCGCCGACACACTGATGATATTGTCGCCATCATCAACTTCGGCCACACCCACCTTGATGAAGGAGTTCCAAG ACAGCAACATAGACACACAGAAGCTCCGGGAAGTGATCCGTGAAGCCATGGAAAAATGCCAGCAGTTATCTGCGGAGAG GGAGAAAATTTCCGAATGGAGAGCGCAAAGAATTGCGCAGGATGAAGAATTGCGAGAAGTTGGTACAAGTGGGGGTAGTGCAAATTCCAGCCGAAAAAAAGGGGAAGAAGGCAAGGGTGACGATGGCGAGCGACAGATCATGGAAAAG CAGAGACGGATAAGAGAGGCGAGGAAGGTAAGAGTATCCGACGAGCCAGAAAGGGGCGTCCATATACGCCTGAGAACAAACTTGGGAACCAGGTCGAGGAAATTCAGAAATGGAGCTCAGTTCCAG GAGGTATATGACTGGGCTGGTGCTATGCAAGACATGCCGTTATATTTTACGTTACACCGGGGTCAAACATTACTGACCCACGACGAGAGGGTTGGCCCTTTGGACGAGACTCTGGACCTCACGGAAAGA GACGAGGAGGAAGTGACTTCATCTTTTCCCTCTGAG gtgtCTTTCAAGGGAAGCTTTCCATACAGCACTAAAGACCTGTCAGATACTATAGAAG ATGAAAGGGAGAACCCAGAAGAGGAGGCTGCGGAAGAGGAGACTGCGGAAGTGgcgcaaaagaaaaagagagaaagaaaagataaaaggaCGACTGCTTCgcgggaaaagaagaaaaaaaaagaaaatgaaaaaaatccttag
- the LOC140950394 gene encoding uncharacterized protein isoform X3, which yields MPCFLLHSFEELCWQARENAVPMVVVTLNPQKQNDSGRKEILRGLRYLMGQTTGSFYWVAETSSIDGRRVCTTFGVRYIADTLMILSPSSTSATPTLMKEFQDSNIDTQKLREVIREAMEKCQQLSAEREKISEWRAQRIAQDEELREVGTSGGSANSSRKKGEEGKGDDGERQIMEKQRRIREARKVRVSDEPERGVHIRLRTNLGTRSRKFRNGAQFQEVYDWAGAMQDMPLYFTLHRGQTLLTHDERVGPLDETLDLTERDEEEVTSSFPSEVSFKGSFPYSTKDLSDTIEDERENPEEEAAEEETAEVAQKKKRERKDKRTTASREKKKKKENEKNP from the exons ATGCCATGCTTTCTTCTTCACTCATTtgaagag CTTTGCTGGCAAGCACGGGAAAATGCCGTCCCAATGGTGGTAGTGACCCTCAACCCCCAGAAGCAAAACGATTCTGGCCGGAAGGAGATTCTGAG GGGTCTCCGATACCTAATGGGACAAACGACAGGCTCTTTTTATTGGGTGGCAGAGACATCCTCCATCGATGGCCGGAGAG TTTGCACCACGTTTGGTGTGCGGTACATCGCCGACACACTGATGATATTGTCGCCATCATCAACTTCGGCCACACCCACCTTGATGAAGGAGTTCCAAG ACAGCAACATAGACACACAGAAGCTCCGGGAAGTGATCCGTGAAGCCATGGAAAAATGCCAGCAGTTATCTGCGGAGAG GGAGAAAATTTCCGAATGGAGAGCGCAAAGAATTGCGCAGGATGAAGAATTGCGAGAAGTTGGTACAAGTGGGGGTAGTGCAAATTCCAGCCGAAAAAAAGGGGAAGAAGGCAAGGGTGACGATGGCGAGCGACAGATCATGGAAAAG CAGAGACGGATAAGAGAGGCGAGGAAGGTAAGAGTATCCGACGAGCCAGAAAGGGGCGTCCATATACGCCTGAGAACAAACTTGGGAACCAGGTCGAGGAAATTCAGAAATGGAGCTCAGTTCCAG GAGGTATATGACTGGGCTGGTGCTATGCAAGACATGCCGTTATATTTTACGTTACACCGGGGTCAAACATTACTGACCCACGACGAGAGGGTTGGCCCTTTGGACGAGACTCTGGACCTCACGGAAAGA GACGAGGAGGAAGTGACTTCATCTTTTCCCTCTGAG gtgtCTTTCAAGGGAAGCTTTCCATACAGCACTAAAGACCTGTCAGATACTATAGAAG ATGAAAGGGAGAACCCAGAAGAGGAGGCTGCGGAAGAGGAGACTGCGGAAGTGgcgcaaaagaaaaagagagaaagaaaagataaaaggaCGACTGCTTCgcgggaaaagaagaaaaaaaaagaaaatgaaaaaaatccttag
- the LOC140950394 gene encoding uncharacterized protein isoform X2: protein MSKRKFSFAEKTNVTSRTIELVRCEQRLLDACQGEDTSMPCFLLHSFEELCWQARENAVPMVVVTLNPQKQNDSGRKEILRGLRYLMGQTTGSFYWVAETSSIDGRRVCTTFGVRYIADTLMILSPSSTSATPTLMKEFQDSNIDTQKLREVIREAMEKCQQLSAEREKISEWRAQRIAQDEELREVGTSGGSANSSRKKGEEGKGDDGERQIMEKRRIREARKVRVSDEPERGVHIRLRTNLGTRSRKFRNGAQFQEVYDWAGAMQDMPLYFTLHRGQTLLTHDERVGPLDETLDLTERDEEEVTSSFPSEVSFKGSFPYSTKDLSDTIEDERENPEEEAAEEETAEVAQKKKRERKDKRTTASREKKKKKENEKNP from the exons ATGTCCAaacgaaaattttcttttgcagaGAAAACCAACGTGACCTCCAGAACCATTGAGTTGGTACGCTGTGAACAGCGTTTATTGGACGCCTGCCAAGGAGAGGACACCTCCATGCCATGCTTTCTTCTTCACTCATTtgaagag CTTTGCTGGCAAGCACGGGAAAATGCCGTCCCAATGGTGGTAGTGACCCTCAACCCCCAGAAGCAAAACGATTCTGGCCGGAAGGAGATTCTGAG GGGTCTCCGATACCTAATGGGACAAACGACAGGCTCTTTTTATTGGGTGGCAGAGACATCCTCCATCGATGGCCGGAGAG TTTGCACCACGTTTGGTGTGCGGTACATCGCCGACACACTGATGATATTGTCGCCATCATCAACTTCGGCCACACCCACCTTGATGAAGGAGTTCCAAG ACAGCAACATAGACACACAGAAGCTCCGGGAAGTGATCCGTGAAGCCATGGAAAAATGCCAGCAGTTATCTGCGGAGAG GGAGAAAATTTCCGAATGGAGAGCGCAAAGAATTGCGCAGGATGAAGAATTGCGAGAAGTTGGTACAAGTGGGGGTAGTGCAAATTCCAGCCGAAAAAAAGGGGAAGAAGGCAAGGGTGACGATGGCGAGCGACAGATCATGGAAAAG AGACGGATAAGAGAGGCGAGGAAGGTAAGAGTATCCGACGAGCCAGAAAGGGGCGTCCATATACGCCTGAGAACAAACTTGGGAACCAGGTCGAGGAAATTCAGAAATGGAGCTCAGTTCCAG GAGGTATATGACTGGGCTGGTGCTATGCAAGACATGCCGTTATATTTTACGTTACACCGGGGTCAAACATTACTGACCCACGACGAGAGGGTTGGCCCTTTGGACGAGACTCTGGACCTCACGGAAAGA GACGAGGAGGAAGTGACTTCATCTTTTCCCTCTGAG gtgtCTTTCAAGGGAAGCTTTCCATACAGCACTAAAGACCTGTCAGATACTATAGAAG ATGAAAGGGAGAACCCAGAAGAGGAGGCTGCGGAAGAGGAGACTGCGGAAGTGgcgcaaaagaaaaagagagaaagaaaagataaaaggaCGACTGCTTCgcgggaaaagaagaaaaaaaaagaaaatgaaaaaaatccttag